The following DNA comes from Fusarium fujikuroi IMI 58289 draft genome, chromosome FFUJ_chr03.
TCAAAATAGTCGAGAGTCTCGCCATAGATGTGCTGGGTCACTCTACAATCGCTAGCAACCGATATCGACTTCTGATTTCCAGAAATATAGTCGACGTCGTTATACAAGATGTCATTGGGCGCAAGATTTTGGGAGAGTCGGGCCAAATATCCGCTGCAAAATCCCTCATCAAcaatatcttcaagaacTACCCTCAAGCTCTAGCAGAAAGGCCAGAGCCTTCTAAGCATACTCTGATCGCAACGCTGAGCGCTGTGTCTTCGCTTATCCAATCACTAGGATCTGCGGCAAATACCTTCGCAGAATCATGTCGAGATGGTCTCTTGCAAGTCTTGCAACACTCCAGCTATACTGTTCAGGTATTTGCATCTCACTGCATGAAGACGCTTGTCCTTGCCTGCCCccaacagcttcttccttgcCTTTCTGTTTGTATGAACAGCCTGAACCGTGAACTCTCCCTTCTTGGGTCGGGACGCAATTCGCCCAGAAGATGCATTGGATTTGCTCATGGACTCGCCGCGACCCTGAGTGCAAGCCCTGCTCGTCCACTCTATGGGTCAGTTGAGATCAACAGTCGAGTGTTGACTATTGCGACAAATATGTTGAAATCGAGCAGTCAAGCGCAGCTCAGGGTTGCAAGCACACAGATTCAGGTCGCCTGGGTTCTTATTGGGGGCTTGATGTCCTTGGGGCCAAACTTTGTTAAGATACATCTGTCGCAGCTCCTTTTGCTTTGGAAGAATGCGCTTCCAAAACCCCTTGCCAAAGATAACACATCGGCCCGAAGTTTCCTAGAGGTGTCGTTCCTGACACATGTTAGAGAATGCGCGATGGGCTCGATTTTGGCCTTCCTCGAATTCAACAGCCGTCTTTTGACCGTGGATGTGTCAAAGAGAATAGCCGCCATGCTCCAGAACACGACGGCCTTCCTGAGAACTCTGCCGTCCAAGAAGATCTCTGACGACGTCAGTCAGAGACTAGCCCCTGCTCTACAgctccaagatcttgagatgatggTTCAGCGCAGAGTCTTGCAATGCTAcgtcaagcttgtcaacctcAGCCCTGCTGGTGGAAGCGAGGCACTCTTGCAGTCTAATTTGCTGACACTAGCGATTTCACTCTTCGCCGACCCGGAGAACTATGCACCAAACTCTTTGAGTGCCTCAATTGCGAATGCAGCCGCTACATTCGAGTCTGTCTGGGATGTGGGCGACAATTCGGGTTTCGGGATTACTGGCCTTGTCGCGGGCCCCCGTGTCAGAAAGCTCCCTGGGCAGCAGGAAAATTCCGATGATGGGAACACAGACGAACTCGATAGCCCAGAAGACATGATAAATAACCTCCTGCGCTCGCCAATCTGTGGCAGTTTAGAGCACGATGCATCTGTCCTATATATTGGCAGTACAGACTCATTCTCAAGTCCTGACCCTCCTGCCACAGAGGTCATCAACGCGGCTATTCAGCTGTTTGCATTCGCCTTCCCACTCACCCCTGGCAAGGTTCAGGAGAGTATACTCGAACAGATTCGAACATTTGCATCTGCTGGCACTCTGATCAGAGATCCTGGGCGCAAGGccgccatcaacgtcaacctTGCTGCAGCCATCCTCGCTACCATGAGGGTAGCTGTGAAAGAGACGAAGTCGCCTTCCGGTGACATTTCGAACCAGGCAGTGGAAGCGTTGCTCCAAGATATCGTTCGCGACTTTGTCCTTGACCCAGATGAACATGTCAGAAGCTTGGGGTACGCTGCTACTGCTCGCTTATGCAATGTGTACGGAAATGGCTTTACGAATAATGAGATCAAGTACCTAGTCGATACCATTGTGGGCAACCGTGAACCTAGTGCGAGAGCGGGCTGTGCCATGGCACTTGGGTCCATCCAAACTCAGGTGGGTGGCATGGCGGCCGGTTACCACCTGAAGACAATCCTCGGTATCTTAATGTCTCTTTGCAATGACCCTCACCCCGTGGTTCATTTCTGGGCACTCGAAGCACTATCACTCGCAGCCGATGCCTCGGGGCTAAGTTTTGCTGGCTACGTCCCCAGTACTTTGGGTATGCTTGTTCAGCTTTATGTTTCAGAAACCCATCATGCCGAGATTTCCTCTGCAATTACAATGAATCTCGAGCTCGACCTTTCCACGACATCCGCTATCGCTCGTTGCGTTGATTCCCTCATCAACGTCCTGGGTCCTGACCTGCAGGATGCCACAAAGTCAAGAGAGCTGATATTCACTCTTGTTAACCGTTTCCGCGAGGAAGATGATTGGTTGGTGCAGCGGGCTGCGCTGGGCTGTCTAGAGCATGTTTCGCTTTACGCCCCGGGACACATGCAGTTCGCTGACTACGTCAAGTTGCTTCAAAAGTACCTGATGTCTGAATCGACAACTTTACGAGATGTATCAGTGGATGGGATACACAATATGATGAAACGGAATCCACAGGACGTGCTCAGAGAAGCAGAGACCGGGTTTGAGGAACAGCTTTGGCTGGTCCTTGATACCGTTCCGTCTCATGACGGAATTCGCAACATCATCCGCAACTGGATGCATCACACATGTCTTACGGAGACCAACGCTTGGCTTCAGAGATTCCAGGCTGTACTCAAGATGACAAGAGCACGACCCAAGACAGAAGATAGTCAATCTGGATCTAAAGGCAGTGGCCTACCCGACTTGCAAGACGAGGAGGTTGCTGGGTTCGCTGCTGCAGCTGGTGCTGCtaaagatgagaaggaaaGCAAGGCTACTTCTGAAGTTGAGCCTTTGAGATGGCAAGTAACGACTTTTGCACTGAGCTGCATCGATGAGATGTTCTTGATAATTGCAAAGGACGTGACAGCCAATGGAGAGTCCAGAGCCCAGAGCGATCTTCAGGGCAAAGTTGCAGATGTTGTTCGCATGGCGTTCTCGGCGTCAACCTCTGGTGTCCTGGAGCTCCGTATCTGGGGCCTGAAGATCATAGGAGACATACTCAAGATGTTTGGCAAGACACCGGATCCAGACTTTGAAGAGGCGATGTTGCTGGAGCAGTATCAGGCTCAAATCAGCTCAGCTCTTACCCCAGCATTCGCAGCCGACTCCTCGCCTGAACTTGCCTCAGAAGCAGTCAATGTCTGTGCTAGTTTCATCTCAATCGGTATCGTCACCGACGTAGATCGGATGGGTAGGATTCTCAAGACTCTTGTAAGCGCTCTAGAGAATTTCTCCAAAGACA
Coding sequences within:
- a CDS encoding calcium channel alpha-1 subunit rbB-I-like protein, whose translation is MSSTQEPEGPAPAPARNPEAQAPSDTATTNPELDLPKLQSLPAEQQDLFLLTYVSSLTKHVLDLAADDCTAQQFYLKKEIFQIINLSSPQPSRVVRNNLGKCLAHIFGVGDRKLLFETINDLIAIVSSGKSKSDAEIRTKHAAIVCLGDVFASAGDSAIGLHPLACSTLLKLLKSSSNNAGIRAACLTALGKIVGMVEGSMDEVIARDIWKQGRNHASSDKGHLVVASACWALKTLFRHTPYFLYSSDLDKLEAATSKAFDSPSVQVRLAAAECFAEALFQGHSEGGPPEVASPKGKKTKKALKRQSTIPNIADDELDIPSRSASPAPSGKRSQVLALSLTDILKNLASQYVKSTASNRIRAAIGVCYGKLFRRLGEKLVETNYLKIVESLAIDVLGHSTIASNRYRLLISRNIVDVVIQDVIGRKILGESGQISAAKSLINNIFKNYPQALAERPEPSKHTLIATLSAVSSLIQSLGSAANTFAESCRDGLLQVLQHSSYTVQVFASHCMKTLVLACPQQLLPCLSVCMNSLNRELSLLGSGRNSPRRCIGFAHGLAATLSASPARPLYGSVEINSRVLTIATNMLKSSSQAQLRVASTQIQVAWVLIGGLMSLGPNFVKIHLSQLLLLWKNALPKPLAKDNTSARSFLEVSFLTHVRECAMGSILAFLEFNSRLLTVDVSKRIAAMLQNTTAFLRTLPSKKISDDVSQRLAPALQLQDLEMMVQRRVLQCYVKLVNLSPAGGSEALLQSNLLTLAISLFADPENYAPNSLSASIANAAATFESVWDVGDNSGFGITGLVAGPRVRKLPGQQENSDDGNTDELDSPEDMINNLLRSPICGSLEHDASVLYIGSTDSFSSPDPPATEVINAAIQLFAFAFPLTPGKVQESILEQIRTFASAGTLIRDPGRKAAINVNLAAAILATMRVAVKETKSPSGDISNQAVEALLQDIVRDFVLDPDEHVRSLGYAATARLCNVYGNGFTNNEIKYLVDTIVGNREPSARAGCAMALGSIQTQVGGMAAGYHLKTILGILMSLCNDPHPVVHFWALEALSLAADASGLSFAGYVPSTLGMLVQLYVSETHHAEISSAITMNLELDLSTTSAIARCVDSLINVLGPDLQDATKSRELIFTLVNRFREEDDWLVQRAALGCLEHVSLYAPGHMQFADYVKLLQKYLMSESTTLRDVSVDGIHNMMKRNPQDVLREAETGFEEQLWLVLDTVPSHDGIRNIIRNWMHHTCLTETNAWLQRFQAVLKMTRARPKTEDSQSGSKGSGLPDLQDEEVAGFAAAAGAAKDEKESKATSEVEPLRWQVTTFALSCIDEMFLIIAKDVTANGESRAQSDLQGKVADVVRMAFSASTSGVLELRIWGLKIIGDILKMFGKTPDPDFEEAMLLEQYQAQISSALTPAFAADSSPELASEAVNVCASFISIGIVTDVDRMGRILKTLVSALENFSKDSENAAIGDLKSLSSNAQVMVKISVFSAWAELQVASSEQKYLLDVLRPHIGTLTPLWLESLREFARLRFEPDISMTLGPPSLSGSLDTIYAALNRETLLRFYQDAWLKLVDAIASLIEQDSEFVFDALDGKESDGPSASGKSKNSDINYRDEPVAFFFVLFGLAFEALATRSGQSDSLATHEQTLAILQALKKILHPSVSGHAIYRPDVFSETMDLLDRLVLTESLDVQGVIVEIASVLCIAHPSARRHATEEGDLSDDIDQLFELTRIIVLVLTGLLPNLSEGNQPARHQMNEEAILLVRSSLNALVDAAEVFPAIIKTDLHACIIHIFATILSTPGCQELIVPQSLSTLKRFVGSMSKSRRNQSNGEPSSTDIQLQGCLRRFLSIYLNAQKREAPQSLTCVKNCLLATTILFTGGQNHLPASEALVARYLEELMDCLTDRMTAKIAANCIKSLLLQPSQTSADLSIARYLFPRLVAFVTDTDPEDPENARSLIAQTLCQYVGTGVRGRHLAAMAVVIPTLMARATAEGEEVYQETSARLLELAAIDQETFRAVVGGMTDGQKGFLEEVIRFGRQTTGQVSKAATGESGQPSIALKMDFGG